The genome window AAGATCAGATCGGCGCCGCCGAGGTGGATGTCGATCGATTCACCGAGCTCCGCGCGCACCATCGCCGAGCACTCGATGTGCCAGCCGGGCCGCCCAGGGCCCCAGGGGGAGGGGAAGCTGGGCTCGCCTGGTTTGGCGCCTTTCCAGAGGGCGAAATCGAAGGGGTGGTGCTTGCGCGCTTCCTGGGCTCCGCTGACGCGGCCGGAGGCGTTGTCTTGCTGGGCGTTCAGGTCGCGGCCGGAGAGCTTCCCGTAGCCCGCGGCCTTGGTGACGGCGAAATAGACGTCGCCATCGGCGGAGTAGGCCGCTCCTTTGGCCTCCAGTTCGCCGATCAGCGCGCGGATGCCATCGAGGCAGCGGGTGGCCCGGGGCATGCGGTCGGGCGGAAGGATATTGAGGGCCGCCATGTCCGCTTGGAAGGCGGCGATGTTGCGCTCGCTCACCGCCTCCATCGAGCTGCCTTCCTCAGCTGCGCGCTGGAGGATCTTGTCGTCGATGTCGGTGACGTTCTGCACGAAGGTCACGGCGTAGCCGCGCCAGATCAGGTAACGCCGGAGCACATCCCAGACGATGTAGCTGCGGGCGTGGCCCAGGTGGCAGAGGTCGTAGACGGTGACGCCGCAGCAGTAGATCGAGACCTTGCCCGGCACCAGCGGCACCAACGGCTCCGTGCGCCGGGTCAGGGTGTTGGTGAGCCGCAGGGTCAAGGGGGAGCGCTCGGCATGGGAAACGGTGGGCCGATCGCAGCAAGCTAGGGCCTGGCCTGGGTTGGATTCGGCACCTATCGTTCCAACGACTTGATTGCCCTGCCTGAAGCGCCCGTGACCCAGCCGTTTCCGCGAACGCTGGTGGCGCTCACGCTGATGCTTGGGAGCCTGACGTTGCTGGCGGCGCCGGGCCGCGCCCACCCCCAGGCCGGCCTTACCGCCAGCCCCCGAGCCAGCGGTGGTGGGCTGTTGTGGGAGCTCGAGCCCGCCGCTCCGCCGAGTGCCCCTACCAGCGGCACGGCCTCCAGCAGCCCCCCCACCGCCGCGCCGACACCGATGGCCTTGGTGTGGGAGCGGGAGCCGGAGTTCATCGCCAACCTGGCCGACCAGGCGCCCGCCACCAAGCCCGAGGGCAAGCCCGAAATCAAGCCTGCCCCCCAGCGCCTGGTGGGGGTTCCGATCGAGGAGCCCTTCCCTCCCCCCAACCTTGGCGGCGCCTTGCCCACGGCCTACATCGCCAACTGGGGCGATTACTTCATCGGTCTCTCGGGGGCCACCCCAGGCAATCTCCGCGCCGGTCGGTTGGATGGGGCGATGAACATGGGCCTGGGCCTGGGGGATGCCTACCGGCTCGTCGCGGTGGAGCTGAACTGGAACATCGGCAGCGTCAAGAACTTCAACTTCAACGGCGGCTTTGATTTGTCGGTGAGCCGCATGCTGGTGAGCGAACCGCGGCTGCAGGTGCTGGCGGCGGGAGGCACCCAGGGGCTTTATCAATACGGCAATGAGGCCAAGCCGTCGTCCAACCTCTATGGGGTGATCACGATGGCCACACCGCTGCGGACCCCCAACCCCTACTTCAACCAGGTGTTGCAGTGGAGCGTGGGCGTTGGCGGCAACAACTTCGCCGCGCTTGATGAGAACTTCGAGGGCGCGACGACGGCCTTCTTCACGGCCCTGGGGCTGGAGATCACGAGCAATGTGGGCCTGTCGCTGGGCTACAGCGGCCGGGGCACCAACCTCAACCTCTCGTACACGCCCCTGCGGGATCTCCCGTTCACGGTGAATGTGCTGGCGGCGGATGTGTTCAACCAATCGCCGTTTGGAAGGGTGGGGGTGCTGAGTGTGAGCTGGGGCGACACCTTCCGCACTGGACTGTTCTAGACCTCGGTGGTTCGATCTAGATTTGGCTGGATCAGGCTCAGTTTCCGTCCATGGCCCGCCCCGCGATTCCCTTTCTGCTGCTGATTGCTTTAGTGGCTTTGCCTGTGGTCCCCCTGATCAGCGCTGAGCCGGCGGTGGCCCAGAACAATGGCCAAGCCAAGGGCAACCCCGGCGGCGGCAACAACGGCAAGGGCCCCAACCCGTCGCGGGGCAATGCCGGCAAGAACTCCGGCAACAACACCAGCTCAGGTGGGGTGCGCTTCGCTCCCCCCTTCGCCGGCAACTGAACCTCTCGCCGGCTCTTTGCTCATGGCCTGATCCAGCCAACGACCGCATACTGGCGGAGAGGTCAACCAGGCTGATCGTTCGTTGATGGCCGAGAGTGTTCCGACCAACCAGCCCCGAGCCGCAGCTGCCGGGCTGAGCGGGATCCTGCTGGTGGCTCTTGTGGGCTCCTGGCTGCCCCCGGCCCAGGCCACGCCCGGGGCAATGCCGCTGCAAGCGCCCAGCCGCTCGCCCCAGCTCCAGGAAGACGCCTACATCCTTGGCCCCGGCGATGGACTGGCGCTCAAGTTCCTGGGCGGGGATGCCAAGGATCCGCTCTCGGGGCCGGTGGAGATCCTCAGCGACGGCACCGTGTCGCTGCCGCTTCTGGGCAGCGTGCGCCTGATCGGCCTGACCCTTTCCCAGGCGACCCTCTGGTTGCAGGCGCTCTACAGACGCCAGCTGCTGCGCCCGGAACTTCAACTGAGCCTGATCCGGCCGCGGCCCCTGCGGGTGGCCCTAGTTGGGGAGGTGGAGCGGCCGGGGGTGTACACGCTCACCAGCTCGGAAACCTCGAACACCGAAGCCAAGGTGACGATCAGCGGTCTGCCCACATTGGTGGATGCGATCCAGAAGGCGGGCGGGATCACCCAGGAGGCCGATCTACGCCAGGTGGTGTTGCGCCGGCGGCTACCGGGTGAGGTGGTGGCCTACCGGCGCACCCGGGTGAACCTGCTGGCGTTGGTGCAGGACGGCGACCAGGTGCAGAACCCGCTGCTGTTCGATGGCGACACGATCAAGATCGAAAAGGCCACCGAGCCCGTGATCGAAGCCACCGAGCTGGCCGCCACCACCCTGGCGCCACGCCAGATCAGTGTGAACATCGTGGGTGAGGTGGAGCGGCCCGGCCTGGTGCCCCTGGCAGCGAACACACCGCTGGTGCAGGCGGTGCTGGCGGCGGGGGGCGCCAAGAGCTGGCGAGCGAACACCAACCGTGTGCAACTGGTGCGGATCAACCGCAACGGCAGCGTCACCCGGCAGGCCTTCGCCCTGGATCTGAACTCGCCGGTTTCGGAGAACCGCAACCCGCCCCTGCGCGATCGCGACACGGTGGTGGTGGGCCGCACCAACTACGCCAAGCTCAGTGATGCGATTTCGGCGGTGGGCACGCCGCTCACCGGGTTGGTGAACGTGCTCACGCTGCTGCAGCTGGCGCGCAACAGCTACAACGACTCCGCCAACCCTTAGGCCATGTCCGTTCGATCGCGGTTTCGGATCGACTGGGTGCTGAGGGATGAACTGGCCCTCGGGCCGGCACCCCAGAAGGAGGAGCACCTGGAACTGCTGGAGCGCGAAGGGGTGCGGGCGGTGCTGAGCCTGTGTGATGCCCCTGAGTTGCCGATGCCTCAGGCGTTGGCGGAGCGTTTCCTCTGGGCGCGGCAGGTGCTGCCCGACCACCGCAGCGGCCGCAACCCCACGCGCGCGGAGCTGGAGGCGGCTTTGGCGGAGCTGGCCCGGTTGCGCCACGAGGCCCAGGGGCCGGTATTTGTGCACTGCGTGGCCTCAATGGAGCGCTCACCACTCGTGTGCCTGGCCTGGCTGATGCGCGAGCGGGGCATGAAACGCCTGCAGGCGCTCGATTACCTGATGCAGCTGCACCCCGGCACCAACCCGTTACCCGGGCAGCTGGGGCTTCTGGAGTGAATGCGCTTCGCCGCGCTGCATCGGCGCGCACCTGCCTTGACCGGTGGCTGCCCTTACGTTGCACTGCGCAGGCGTGACGTTGGAGCCCGGCTCACGTTCGCAGGCCAGATCAAGGAATCGTTGTGCCTGCATGGCTTCCGTTGGCCCAGTTCAAAGCCCTTGAGCGCGGCGCTGAATTCCGCTAAAGTAAGGAATCCTTACTGAGTGGGGTGGGCTTTGGTCCTGGCTAAGCGCACGAGCAAGAACCAGCTCACTTTGCCCAAGGCGGTGGTGGAGGCCGCCGGCCTCGCCGATTACTACGACGTGGTCTGCGAGGGCCAACGCATCGTGCTGACACCGGTGCACCTGGATCGAGCCCGGGCGGTTCGAGAGCGCCTCGAAGCCTTGGGCCTCAGTGAAGCCGATTTGGCCGAAGCGGTGGACTGGTCGCGGGGTGTGTGAGGGTCGTTCTCGACACGAACGTGCTGGTGTCGGCCCTGCTGTTTCAACAGGGTCGCCTGGGATGGATGC of Cyanobium sp. ATX 6F1 contains these proteins:
- a CDS encoding SLBB domain-containing protein; protein product: MAESVPTNQPRAAAAGLSGILLVALVGSWLPPAQATPGAMPLQAPSRSPQLQEDAYILGPGDGLALKFLGGDAKDPLSGPVEILSDGTVSLPLLGSVRLIGLTLSQATLWLQALYRRQLLRPELQLSLIRPRPLRVALVGEVERPGVYTLTSSETSNTEAKVTISGLPTLVDAIQKAGGITQEADLRQVVLRRRLPGEVVAYRRTRVNLLALVQDGDQVQNPLLFDGDTIKIEKATEPVIEATELAATTLAPRQISVNIVGEVERPGLVPLAANTPLVQAVLAAGGAKSWRANTNRVQLVRINRNGSVTRQAFALDLNSPVSENRNPPLRDRDTVVVGRTNYAKLSDAISAVGTPLTGLVNVLTLLQLARNSYNDSANP
- a CDS encoding dual specificity protein phosphatase family protein → MSVRSRFRIDWVLRDELALGPAPQKEEHLELLEREGVRAVLSLCDAPELPMPQALAERFLWARQVLPDHRSGRNPTRAELEAALAELARLRHEAQGPVFVHCVASMERSPLVCLAWLMRERGMKRLQALDYLMQLHPGTNPLPGQLGLLE
- a CDS encoding AbrB/MazE/SpoVT family DNA-binding domain-containing protein — encoded protein: MVLAKRTSKNQLTLPKAVVEAAGLADYYDVVCEGQRIVLTPVHLDRARAVRERLEALGLSEADLAEAVDWSRGV